Below is a genomic region from Heliomicrobium undosum.
TGTCGATAATCCTGCTGCCGAGCCAGCCGTGTCCAATCAAGCCGGCGAAGACCTGGGCTTCTTCTTTAAGGAATGGAGGTTGAACGTCCAGGGCGGCGCCTACGTCACCCATGAAGCGGACTATGATGTGCTCCATACCAGCGCTGGCACAGGAAAAATCGGCACGCTTGTCATTCGCAGCGACGGCACATACACATGGAACACCTCCTCCGGCGTCATCGAAGGCGCCTGGCAAAAAAGCGGGGAAGGAACAGGCGTCGGCAGTTATCCCATCATCCTGTTGAAGGGAGAACTGGGACGCGATTATAAAGTGGGCAGAGGCGACGGGACCACACAGGGCCGGGAAACCAACATCAGCATCGGCGACTTAAAGGGCCTGCGGTGGACGCGCGGAACGCCGTCAAACTAACAGTCATTGCAAAAACCCCAGATGGAGTCTCCCCTAAAGGGGATCCCTCCAAATGGGGATTTTTTCTTGATTGCAAGCATTTTATCGGCGAGAAAAGGATGTGGCGTGACGTGTTTCTGTATCCGTTTCATGAAAGCGGCAAGGAAAAAGGATTTGGGAAAGAAAGCAGCAAATATCGTGGCCGACGGACTCATCAAGCTGAAAAAACGCTACGATCAACGCCTCCGCTGATCAGGGATAAAAGATCGCCTCATTTGAAATCTCCGGCAACCATGGTAAAATGAGAAACATATGTCCGGCAACCGGATCATATCGTGACAGAATTGAAGCGGAGATGAGCAGCATGTATGAACTCCTGGCCGGTGTTTACGACCGGCTGATGGCCGATGTCAACTACGACGACTGGGTGGACTTCACCGAAGGCGTCTTTTCCCGCTACGGGCTCCAACCGGCCACCGTCCTCGACCTCGCCTGCGGGACCGGCGCCATCACCGAGCGCCTGCTCAAGCGGGGCTACCGCGTCGTCGGCGTTGACCTCTCACCGGACATGCTGGCCGTCTGCGCCGACCGCCATGAGGAAGACCTGGAGCGGGGCCAACTGCTCCTCCTAAACCAGGACATGCGTCGCCTCGAATACCCCCGGCAGGTCGAGGCCATCGTCTGCTTTCTCGACGGCTTAAACTACCTTCCTTCCGTCGAGGATCTAACCCAGACGCTAGGCCGCGTAGCCAAAACGCTCGCGCCGGGCGGCGTGCTGGTGGCCGACTTGCATACAGAACATAAGCTGTCGACGGTGCTTGGTAACGAAACTTTTACCGAAATCCGGGAGGATCTGGCCTACATCTGGTCAAATTACTATTCTCCAGTCACCCGCATGGTGGAGATGGACCTGCTCTTCTTCGTCGCCCGCCCGGACGGCCTCTATGAACGCTTTGAAGAGAGCCACTATCAGGTGTGGTACACCCGCGAGGAGATCGAAAGCGCCGTCGCCGCCGCCGGCCTCACCCTGGAAGGGCTCTACGGCGACCTCTCCGGCAATGCCCCATCGGAGACAAGCGAGCGATTCTACCTGGTGGCCCGGAAAACAGTCGAATAGGCCCGCAGGAAGTCGCGCCATTGACGGATGAAAACATCTGAACCAATAAAACGGTACGGGAAAAGAATGATCTTAAGGAGAATCATCGTTGAGTGAACTGATCAAAGTCATCGAGGTCTTCCTGACCCAAATCGTCACCTATCTCAACTCCTTCGGCTACGCCGGCGTCGTCATCGGCATGGCCATCGAGAGCGCCTGCATCCCCTTGCCGTCGGAGATCATTATGCCCATGGCCGGTTTCATGGCCTATCAGGGCTCAATCACCCTCTTCGGCGCCGCCATGGCCGGCACGGTGGGCAACGTCATCGGCTCCCTGGCCGCCTACTACGCCGGGCGCGCCCTCGGGGAGGAGTTTCTCTTCAAATACTTCGGCTGGCTCATCTCCCGCAAGGAATTCAACATGGCTCAGCGCTGGTTTGACAAGTACGGCGACGCGGCCATCTTCATCAGCCGCCTCCTGCCGGTCATCCGCACCTTCATCTCCCTGCCGGCCGGCATCGCCAAGATGGATGTGAAGAAGTTCACCCTCTATACCTTTATCGGCTCCTTCCCCTGGTGCTACGGCCTCGCCTACATCGGCTACGTCCTTGGCGAGAACTGGCAGTCCATCCGCAAGTACGGCCATGACATCGACATCGTCATCATCGCCGTCATCGGCCTCATCGGCGCTTTTTGGCTCTGGCACAAGTTCAAGGACTACCGGGAGGGCCGGGCGGAACTGAATCGCAAGGACTGAACCGCAAGCGCTGAAACGTCAGGATTCTATCGCGTGGACTGAATTAGGTCTGAAACGTTAGGTCTGAATCGTTAGGACTGCGCGAAAGCGATTCGCGTCGATTAAATTGCATTTGCTACGGGAAATGCTATAATAGGAAACATATGACCCGGATATGACGAAAACGACGAAGAACGGGAGCAGTACACCGCCCACCTTCCTCCAGAGACCTGCCGGCTGGTGCAAGGCAGGGGAGAGGCGGTCGAATCTCGCCCGGGAGTCGCAGGGCCGAAGGGAGAACGCTGGCGCAGCGAAACCGCCAGCGGCGCGCAGTCTGATTGTATGGCCGTCCCAATAGGGCAGCCAGCCGATAGGAAGTCAGCCAGCACCCTCTGTAAGCTCCGCCGGTGGCAGGACCGTTATCCCTGCGCGAGCGGCCGATTTCCGGCACGGACACCCATGCGCGTAGGTTGTTTTTTGACGCAAACCTCCCGCAAGCCAGTCTTCCCAGGCAAAGCGCCTGGAAGGCTGAAAGTATGGCGAAGTCCCCCGGCGCGGCAACTTGGGTGGTAACGCGGAAAGAACCTTTTCGTCCCATGACGGGCGGGAAGGTTTTCTCTTTTTCCAGAGAAATAGGGATTGAAAAAAGAGATCGATATTCTTTTGGGAGGAATCCACACCGATGCAAGAACGCTACGACTACCAGCAGATCGAGCAAAAATGGCAAAAGCACTGGGCAGACACGGACATGTTCCGCCTCCAGCAGGAGGAAGGCCGGCCCAAATACTACTGCCTGGAGATGTTCCCCTACCCCTCGGGAAACCTGCACATGGGCCATGTGCGCGTCTACTCCATCGGCGACGTCGTCGCCCGCTTCAAAACCATGCAAGGCTACAACGTACTGCACCCCATGGGCTGGGACGCCTTCGGCCTGCCCGCCGAAAACGCCGCCATCAAGCATAAGGTGCCCCCGGCAGACTGGACCTGGAGCAACATCGCCAACATGCGCCGCCAGCTCCAGTCCATGGGCATCTCCTATGACTGGGAGCGGGAAGTGGCCACCTGCCACCCCGACTACTACAAATGGACCCAGTGGCTCTTCTTGCAGCTCTACAAGGCCGGCCTGGCCTACAAGAAAAAGGCCAACGTCAACTGGTGCCCCGACTGCGCCACCGTCCTCGCCAACGAGCAGGTCGTCGACGGCCTCTGCGAGCGTTGCGACGCCACCGTCGAGAAAAAAGCCCTGGAGCAGTGGTTTTTCCGCATCACCGACTACGCCCAGCGCCTCCTGGACGATCTGAACAAACTGCCCGGCTGGCCCGACAAGGTCAAGACGATGCAGGAAAACTGGATCGGTCGCTCCGAAGGCGTCGAGGCCGACTTCGCATTGGAAAACCCCGTCGGCGGCGTGGACAAGCTGACCGTCTACACGACCCGCCAGGACACCATCTTCGGCGTCACCTACATGGTGCTGGCGCCGGAGCATCCCGCCGTGGAAGCCTTGGTGAGCGGCAACCCCCGCGAGGCGGAGCTGCGCGCCTTCATCAAAAAAGTCCTCAGCCAGAGCGAGATGGACCGCACGGCGAACGACACGGAAAAAGAGGGCGTCTTCACCGGCCACTACTGCATCAACCCGCTGACCGGCGACAAAGTGGCCGTCTACCTGGCCAACTACGTCCTCGTCGATTACGGCACCGGCGCCGTCATGGGCGTGCCGGCCCACGACCAGCGCGACTTTGAGTTCGCCACCAAATACAACATCCCCATGAAAGTGGTCATCCAGCCCGAGGGCCTGCCCGACCTGGACGTGGAGGAAATGGACCACGCCTATGAAGAGGAAGGCCGCTTGGTCCACTCGGGCGAGTTCGACGGCCTGATCAACACGCAAGCCCTCGACGTCATCGCCGACAAGCTGGAGCGGGAAGGCAAGGGCGTCCGCAAGGTCAAATATCGCCTGCGCGACTGGCTGATCTCGCGCCAGCGCTACTGGGGCGCGCCGATCCCCGTCATCTACTGCGAAAAGTGCGGTGAAGTGGCCGTCCCCGACGAACAGCTCCCGGTCATGCTGCCCACCGACGTGGAGTTCACCCCCTCCGGCGAATCGCCCCTGACCACCCGGCCCGACTTCTACGAGTGCGCCTGCCCGCAGTGCGGCGGCAAAGGCCGGCGCGAGACGGACACGATGGACACCTTCGTCTGCTCCAGTTGGTACTTCCTGCGCTACTGCACGCCGAAGGACAAAGACCACGCCTTCTTACAAGAGGACGTGGACTACTGGATGAACGTGGACCAGTACATCGGCGGCGTCGAACACGCCATCCTGCACCTCATGTACGCCCGCTTCTTCACCAAAGTCCTCTACGACCTGAAACTGGTCAAGGTCGAAGAGCCCTTTGAAAACCTGCTCACCCAGGGCATGGTCCTCATGGGCGGCTCCAAGATGTCCAAATCGAAGGGCAACACGGTCAGCCCCGAAGAGATCATCGCCAAATACGGCGCCGACACGGCCCGCCTCTTCATCCTCTTCGCCGCCCCGCCCGAGCGGGACCTGGAGTGGAGCGATCGCGGCGTCGAAGGCGCCCACCGCTTCCTGCACCGCGTCTGGCGGCTCGTTCACGCTTATAGCGAGCAAATCGCCGGCGTGCCGGGGACGCTGGTGGGGAGCGACCTCTCCAGCCTAAACGGCGACGACCGCGAACTGGTCCGGGTGGCCCACTACACCGTGAAAAAACTGACCGAAGACATCGGCCAGCGCTTCAACTTCAACACGGCCGTCTCGGCGATCATGGAGATGGTCAACCACCTCTACCAGTACAAAGACAAGGTTCCCGCCGAACAGCAGAACATCCCCCTCGTCAAAGACGCCCTGGCCCGCCTCGTCCTCGTCCTGGCCCCCTTTGCCCCACACGTCTGCGAAGAACTGTGGCAGGTCATCGGCGGAGGCGAGTCGGTCTACAAACAGCCCTGGCCCAGCTACGACGAACAAGCCCTCGTCCGGGATGAAGTGGAAGTGGTCGTCCAGATCAACGGCAAGGTCCGTGAGAAGTTGCAAGTGGCCAATGGATTGGATGGGGAAGCGTTGAAGGCGAAGGCGCTGGAGACGGAGAAGGTACAGGCTCTGATCGCGGGGAAGAGTGTGGTTAAGGTGATTACGGTGCCGAATAAATTGGTGAATATTGTGGTAAAGTAAATCGATGTAAGAAAGACCTTTGGAGAAGCCAAAGGTCTTTCTTACCAATCCGTATAATTTTTTTGTGAGAAAAAAGTTTCGGAATCTCTTTTTGGTTGGATGTTAGGGAGGAAATAAGTGGCCTTTCTTAGAATATAGACTAAGTCTATGCATATTGCCTATAATTTCTTTTTCTTGAAAAGTAGGGTATCCAGGATGGAACATCTAAAAACTTACTAAAAAGAATAGTTGCGAGAGAATACAAATAGAAAAATACACCTGTAGTTAAATGTAATTATCCTAAAGGCGCTAATGAAAAATCTAACCAATAAGCATTGGTATAAATATCTAGAAGACTTTGGAAAAATAATAGAAACATCTGTATAAGTAAAACCATTGTTGTTGTTTGTTGGTAACAATAACATTGAAAAGAGTTACTAGAGGTCGTTCTTATGGGGAGTTTTGTATGTTGGATATACCTTGTTTCCAAAAAACGTTCCTGGCTCGATGAGTTATAAAAAATGTGAAAAATGGTTATCGCAATATCCCTGGATGGTTGTTTACTAGCGACATCGTGAGGGGATTCGCTTTCAATATATACCCGTGCGCATCCCCTCAACCGTGGACAGCCAATCCCAGGCGTTCAAAGCGATGAGCAGGGCGGGGAAAACTGCCCAGTATAACGCTATCAGCCGGTTATTCAAGAGATCTATCATGCACGTAAGAGAACCCCGAAATACTTCGAAAAGCCAACCGCCGATGAACTGGGACGGTTGGCTTCGTGTCATTAATGCCACATTCCGACCTTTATTGGGATAGTACGCCAATAACATTAAAAACTAGCCAAGTTTTCGGCTTAAGCCCATAGCATAAAATTGTTGCGTTCTTTGCATTGTTCCCTAGCGGTAACACAAAGCGAGTATTGGATAAAATAGTGGTTATAAAGCCAATATCCATATTTAGCAAGTAATAAAAAATTCATAAATGAAGGAATAGGCTTGACCATCTCCAACGACAAGTGATAAAATTTCCATAAATAAATTTGGAAAATTATCGAATTGGAGGTGCGTTAGAAATTGGTGAGAAAAAATTGGGATAGATTACAATCTGAGCGAATTGAAAGATTAGGTTTTAAGAGAGATGGTCAATATACTTTAAAACATAAAGAAGATAACAAAGATAAATCAACAGTTAGACGGTATGAACCAATAAGCATTAGTCAAAGAAACTTATTAATAAATAGCGAGGTTACTAAAGACCTTCCTTGGTTGTTTGAATTACTTAAATATAACAAATCAATTATTAACGCAAAACTAAATGACTTACCCACGGATCAACGTTCGTTTTTTATTGAAAGAAAACAGTTTCCAGTGGTGCTCGCTGCAGAGCAAGAATGGATTGGAGACCCTTATCCTGTTCAAATATATGATGAGAGAGTATATTCCTGTGAATTATGCGGAACGAAAATACAGAAGTTATACCTTATAAAAAATATTAAGAACAGTAATCAGTTATATGTAGGTTGTGAATGTATCGAAAAATACGTTAGTGGAGCCCTAGCCAGTATGGGAGGAAAGTCCGCAATTATAAAAGCTGATTTAGAGCGTCGAAGATTAAATCGGATGTTGGAACTGGAAGAAAACATACCGGGTTTACAGGAAATGCTAAACTGGACACCCAAAGATTATAGAATAATACCCCCAAAAAAAATGCATATAGATTTTAATAAGATCCAAAGCGATGGCGTTTCATTGGTAAATCAATACGTAAAGAAAAAGTCAGACCGTGATCAAATAATAAAGTTGCTAAAAGAATGGTTTTTTAATGCTGAGGAACAAAGGAACAAAATCGAACTTTACATACTGCAGTGGGAGAATCACCCTTTGGCGGCTACAAAGGAAATAATTAAATGGTTAAAGGAACATTTGAAAGAACGTGATTCTAAAGAAATAATTGATATTATAGAGAAAAATGGGTGTATTACTACAAGTACAATAGAACATATTCTTGAACATAATTTTCTGGAAAAAGTATCAATGCCAATAATTAGACAAGCCTTAGACAATACTGGATTTTTAATTGAACCGAACCATGAGCTTCGAATGTTTAATATTATTGACAAAACTAACCGTGAGTTATTTCTTTCGCTACAGATGTCTCTGTTAATTAATTTTTTTCGCAATCAAATATCAAAACAAAGAGTAGAGACTATATATGCGGAACAAATAATTGCTATATTGCAAAAACATGGTGTTATAGTAGAGGACATGTCAATACAGAAATTTCTAGAGCATTTTTCTTATTACCTAAACGTATTTGGTTACAAGGTTTCATTTTGGAATAAAGCCTATAATGAAGCGTTTATATGGAATAATAAAGAAAGGCGCTTTTGGAAGGTTGAATTAAGAAAGTTGCTAAAAGGAACTAAAACTTTATACTTTTATAGAGATAGGGAAGATATCAAGGTTTTAGCTAGCTGGGTTGAAGGTATGAGTACATTACAAAGGTTAGAACGAGTCGAACTTCTAAACTATCTAAAAGAAAAGTCTAGTTATATT
It encodes:
- the leuS gene encoding leucine--tRNA ligase; its protein translation is MQERYDYQQIEQKWQKHWADTDMFRLQQEEGRPKYYCLEMFPYPSGNLHMGHVRVYSIGDVVARFKTMQGYNVLHPMGWDAFGLPAENAAIKHKVPPADWTWSNIANMRRQLQSMGISYDWEREVATCHPDYYKWTQWLFLQLYKAGLAYKKKANVNWCPDCATVLANEQVVDGLCERCDATVEKKALEQWFFRITDYAQRLLDDLNKLPGWPDKVKTMQENWIGRSEGVEADFALENPVGGVDKLTVYTTRQDTIFGVTYMVLAPEHPAVEALVSGNPREAELRAFIKKVLSQSEMDRTANDTEKEGVFTGHYCINPLTGDKVAVYLANYVLVDYGTGAVMGVPAHDQRDFEFATKYNIPMKVVIQPEGLPDLDVEEMDHAYEEEGRLVHSGEFDGLINTQALDVIADKLEREGKGVRKVKYRLRDWLISRQRYWGAPIPVIYCEKCGEVAVPDEQLPVMLPTDVEFTPSGESPLTTRPDFYECACPQCGGKGRRETDTMDTFVCSSWYFLRYCTPKDKDHAFLQEDVDYWMNVDQYIGGVEHAILHLMYARFFTKVLYDLKLVKVEEPFENLLTQGMVLMGGSKMSKSKGNTVSPEEIIAKYGADTARLFILFAAPPERDLEWSDRGVEGAHRFLHRVWRLVHAYSEQIAGVPGTLVGSDLSSLNGDDRELVRVAHYTVKKLTEDIGQRFNFNTAVSAIMEMVNHLYQYKDKVPAEQQNIPLVKDALARLVLVLAPFAPHVCEELWQVIGGGESVYKQPWPSYDEQALVRDEVEVVVQINGKVREKLQVANGLDGEALKAKALETEKVQALIAGKSVVKVITVPNKLVNIVVK
- a CDS encoding DedA family protein — translated: MSELIKVIEVFLTQIVTYLNSFGYAGVVIGMAIESACIPLPSEIIMPMAGFMAYQGSITLFGAAMAGTVGNVIGSLAAYYAGRALGEEFLFKYFGWLISRKEFNMAQRWFDKYGDAAIFISRLLPVIRTFISLPAGIAKMDVKKFTLYTFIGSFPWCYGLAYIGYVLGENWQSIRKYGHDIDIVIIAVIGLIGAFWLWHKFKDYREGRAELNRKD
- a CDS encoding class I SAM-dependent DNA methyltransferase, whose product is MYELLAGVYDRLMADVNYDDWVDFTEGVFSRYGLQPATVLDLACGTGAITERLLKRGYRVVGVDLSPDMLAVCADRHEEDLERGQLLLLNQDMRRLEYPRQVEAIVCFLDGLNYLPSVEDLTQTLGRVAKTLAPGGVLVADLHTEHKLSTVLGNETFTEIREDLAYIWSNYYSPVTRMVEMDLLFFVARPDGLYERFEESHYQVWYTREEIESAVAAAGLTLEGLYGDLSGNAPSETSERFYLVARKTVE